In Nicotiana tabacum cultivar K326 chromosome 17, ASM71507v2, whole genome shotgun sequence, one DNA window encodes the following:
- the LOC107827041 gene encoding glucan endo-1,3-beta-glucosidase 1 has protein sequence MANTKKLPLFFFFFFFVVFCCCCFTSISSFVPEIKVQQDKDEPYVGVNIGTDVSNFLSPSDLVAFLQLQKITHIRLFDADPDMLKALAKTKIRVIISVPNNQILAIGSSNTTAAAWIGRNVAAYYPETLITAIAVGDEILTTVPSSAPLLMPAIESLYSALVAANLHTQIKISTPNSASIILDPFPPSQAFFNQSMSSVLSQLLQFCSRTQSPLMMNLYPYYVFMQNKGVVPLDNSLFKPLTPSKEMVDPNTLLHYTNVLDAMIDSVYFSMKNLNVTDVVVLVTESGWPSKGDSKEPYATIDNADTYNSNLIKHIIDRSGTPLHPEITSSVYIYELFNEDLRSPPVSEANWGLFHGNSTPVYLLHVSGSGTFLANDTTNQTYCIAMDGVDKRTLQAALDWACGPGRANCSEIQPGESCYQPNDVKNHASYAFDSYYQKAGTSPGSCDFKGVAMITTSDPSHGSCIFPGSKTLSNKTTQVVNATQASGANTIRFPGAQTSILDKNVHVLFGIALCLFYYSLIQVQLS, from the exons AAATAAAAGTGCAGCAAGATAAAGATGAGCCATATGTGGGAGTGAACATAGGTACCGATGTTTCCAATTTTCTATCACCTTCAGACTTAGTTGCTTTTCTGCAATTACAGAAGATAACACACATAAGGCTTTTTGATGCTGACCCTGATATGCTCAAAGCATTAGCCAAGACCAAAATCAGAGTCATTATTAGCGTACCTAATAACCAAATTCTTGCTATTGGTTCTTCTAATACTACTGCAGCTGCCTGGATTGGGCGCAATGTAGCAGCCTATTACCCTGAAACTCTTATCACAGCAATTGCAGTTGGAGATGAAATCTTGACCACTGTACCAAGTTCAGCTCCTTTGCTTATGCCAGCAATTGAGTCACTTTATAGTGCTTTAGTGGCTGCAAATTTACATACCCAAATCAAGATTTCAACCCCAAATTCTGCTTCCATTATTCTTGATCCTTTTCCACCTTCTCAGGCTTTTTTCAATCAGTCCATGAGCTCAGTCCTTTCTCAGTTATTGCAGTTTTGTTCAAGAACACAGTCACCTTTGATGATGAATTTGTACCCTTACTATGTTTTTATGCAGAATAAAGGGGTTGTTCCTTTAGACAACTCTCTGTTTAAGCCCTTGACACCTTCTAAAGAGATGGTGGATCCTAATACTTTGCTTCATTATACCAATGTGCTTGATGCAATGATTGATTCAGTATATTTTTCAATGAAAAATCTCAATGTTACAGATGTGGTAGTTCTTGTTACTGAATCAGGGTGGCCTTCGAAGGGGGATTCTAAAGAGCCTTATGCTACAATTGACAATGCTGATACTTATAACTCCAATTTAATTAAGCATATTATTGATCGTAGTGGTACACCGTTGCATCCGGAAATTACTTCTAGTGTGTACATATATGAGTTGTTCAATGAGGATTTGAGGTCACCCCCTGTGTCCGAGGCGAATTGGGGGCTGTTTCATGGGAATTCGACGCCCGTTTACTTGCTTCATGTGTCTGGAAGTGGTACATTCTTAGCTAATGATACCACTAATCAAACGTATTGCATAGCGATGGATGGGGTTGATAAGAGGACATTGCAAGCTGCTTTGGATTGGGCTTGTGGACCGGGGAGGGCGAATTGCTCCGAAATTCAGCCAGGGGAGAGTTGTTATCAACCTAATGATGTGAAGAATCATGCTTCATATGCATTTGATAGCTATTATCAGAAGGCAGGGACATCTCCTGGTTCTTGTGACTTCAAGGGAGTGGCTATGATCACCACATCTGATCCAA GTCACGGGAGTTGTATATTTCCAGGAAG CAAGACGTTAAGCAATAAAACGACTCAGGTGGTGAATGCGACACAGGCAAGTGGAGCAAACACAATAAGATTTCCTGGAGCACAGACAAGTATATTGGACAAGAATGTGCATGTTTTATTTGGTATTGCCttgtgtttgttttattattcattGATTCAGGTACAATTAAGTTAG